A section of the Mesorhizobium loti genome encodes:
- a CDS encoding nuclear transport factor 2 family protein translates to MEDGGIRAALDRHWAASDAGDFEAEHQIYREDAVLDYPQSGERIRGRRNIQSSRAAQPNRKRFTVRRIIGKDDLWVTEYVLTYDGRPSHTVSIMEFLDGKVARETQYFSDPFEPGASRAQWAERIL, encoded by the coding sequence ATGGAAGACGGGGGCATCCGGGCGGCCCTGGATCGCCACTGGGCGGCTTCCGACGCAGGTGACTTCGAGGCGGAACACCAGATCTACCGGGAGGATGCGGTGCTCGACTATCCGCAATCGGGCGAGCGCATCCGCGGACGGCGCAACATCCAGTCGTCCCGCGCCGCGCAGCCGAACCGCAAGCGCTTCACCGTGCGGCGGATCATCGGCAAGGATGACCTCTGGGTCACCGAATATGTCCTGACCTATGACGGGCGGCCATCCCATACCGTCAGCATCATGGAGTTCCTGGACGGCAAGGTGGCGCGCGAGACCCAGTATTTCAGCGATCCATTCGAGCCGGGAGCCTCGCGGGCACAATGGGCCGAGCGGATACTGTGA
- a CDS encoding helix-turn-helix domain-containing protein, producing MITAAQMRAARALAGIDQKTLAERAGVSLPTIQRMEASDGVVRGVVDTLMKVIQALDEAGVELIGENQASERGGRGVRLKPAAPPAPSGR from the coding sequence ATGATCACTGCCGCGCAGATGCGTGCCGCGAGGGCTTTGGCCGGCATCGATCAGAAGACGCTGGCCGAGCGCGCCGGCGTTTCGCTTCCAACCATCCAGCGCATGGAAGCGAGCGATGGCGTGGTCCGGGGCGTGGTCGATACGCTGATGAAGGTCATCCAGGCGCTCGACGAGGCCGGGGTGGAACTGATCGGCGAGAACCAGGCCAGCGAGCGCGGCGGCAGGGGCGTGCGCCTCAAGCCCGCCGCACCACCGGCGCCAAGCGGCCGCTGA
- a CDS encoding response regulator: MIGVIRIAIVDDHPLFREGVTRSLSEIGGFEIVGEGATAQDAERIASTAQPDILLLDISMPGGGLAAVASILADNPAQKIVMLTVSEANADVTKALNAGVHGYILKGVGSRALADILRNVAAGESYLSPTLSARLLSDLQSPQPANAEADRLRQLTERQTEILRLVAEGLSNKEVALRLQLQEKTVKHHMTGVLSKLNVRNRTEAALMMRELRDRDRNRA; this comes from the coding sequence ATGATTGGCGTCATTCGAATCGCTATTGTCGACGATCATCCGCTGTTTCGCGAAGGCGTGACGCGCAGCCTGTCGGAGATCGGAGGCTTCGAGATCGTCGGCGAAGGCGCGACGGCGCAGGATGCCGAACGCATCGCCTCGACGGCGCAGCCCGACATATTGCTGCTCGACATCTCCATGCCGGGCGGCGGCCTGGCCGCGGTTGCAAGCATCCTTGCCGACAACCCCGCCCAGAAGATCGTCATGCTGACCGTTTCGGAGGCCAATGCCGATGTCACCAAGGCCCTGAATGCGGGGGTGCACGGCTATATCCTCAAGGGTGTCGGGTCGCGCGCCCTGGCCGACATCCTGCGCAACGTCGCGGCTGGCGAGAGCTATCTTTCACCGACGCTGTCGGCGCGGCTGCTGTCCGATCTGCAGTCCCCGCAGCCTGCCAATGCCGAGGCGGACCGGCTGCGGCAACTGACCGAACGACAGACGGAAATCCTCCGGTTGGTGGCGGAGGGGCTCAGCAACAAGGAGGTTGCCTTGCGCCTGCAGCTGCAGGAGAAGACGGTCAAGCACCACATGACCGGGGTGCTGTCAAAACTCAACGTGCGAAACCGAACCGAGGCGGCCCTCATGATGCGTGAGTTGCGCGACCGAGACAGGAACCGCGCGTAG
- a CDS encoding DNA-3-methyladenine glycosylase encodes MGRADTVSHGENHPPIARAELPNETVALARFLIGKLVMRALPEGIVGGRIVETEAYVVGDAAGHGFRGMTPRNRSLFLERGHAYVYLAYGTSMMLNVSSEGQGIGTGVLIRALEPLEGIAIMRRNRGIERLRDLARGPGRLASALRIDRSLDGLDLCQKGPLWLAGDAQSPGEIGQGIRIGISKDADRLLRFYLRGSPFVSGPRSLNR; translated from the coding sequence ATGGGCCGAGCGGATACTGTGAGCCATGGGGAAAATCATCCGCCGATCGCCCGTGCGGAACTGCCGAACGAGACCGTCGCTCTCGCCCGCTTCCTGATCGGCAAGCTGGTGATGCGGGCGTTACCCGAAGGCATTGTCGGCGGCCGCATCGTCGAGACCGAGGCCTATGTCGTCGGCGACGCCGCCGGGCATGGTTTCAGGGGAATGACCCCGCGCAACCGCTCGCTGTTCCTCGAGCGCGGCCATGCCTATGTCTATCTCGCCTATGGCACCTCCATGATGCTGAATGTCTCGAGCGAGGGGCAGGGGATCGGCACCGGTGTCCTGATCCGGGCGCTGGAACCGCTCGAAGGCATCGCGATCATGCGGCGGAACCGTGGCATCGAGCGCTTGCGCGACCTGGCGCGCGGGCCGGGAAGGCTGGCCTCCGCACTGCGGATCGATCGTTCGCTCGACGGGCTCGACCTCTGCCAGAAAGGGCCTTTATGGCTCGCAGGCGATGCCCAGAGCCCCGGTGAGATCGGGCAGGGCATCAGGATCGGCATTTCGAAGGATGCCGACCGCCTGCTGCGCTTCTATCTCAGGGGCAGCCCGTTCGTCAGCGGTCCGAGATCGCTCAACCGATGA
- a CDS encoding PhoX family protein, which yields MTEHRSPDARFRTSLLEENEGPAINPTDNRTMGEIIAARFSRRAFLKGSLAVSAIAATVSPLAMIAADDARAAEGSAFKFDELEAGIDDKHHVAPGYDADVLLRWGDPLFADSPEFDPTKQSAEAQARQFGYNNDYVGYIPIDGSAEHGLLVVNHEYANPHLMFPGIVSIVEKDGKKKAEVAPLSKEQVDVEMAAHGGTIVEIRKEGGKWQVVRDGKLNRRITSTTEMALSGPVAGHDRVKTNADASGTKVFGTFNNCAGGVTPWGTYVMAEENIHGYFSGELPKGHKEAANYKRLGIPEGAYEWGAHYDRFNLAKEPNEPNRFGWIVEVDVNDPTSIPRKRTAMGRFKHEGAESIVAKDGRVVFYLGDDERFDYVYKFVTKGAFNAGDRAANKDLLDDGTLHVAKFAEDGTVDWLPIVFGQGPLTAENGFASQADVLIETRRAADLLGATKMDRPEDIQPNAVNGKVYVMLTNNSKRKADQVDAANPRAENAFGHIIEITETDGDFTAAKGKWEVLLKCGDPSVADVGATFSTATTANGWFGMPDNCAVDSAGRLWVATDGQGPKATGRTDGLWAVDTEGAARATSKLFFRVPIGAEMCGPLFAPDDQTAFVAVQHPGDGGEDWEGFGRPSYYEDPSTRWPDFKPDMPVRPAVVAITRQGGGKIAV from the coding sequence ATGACCGAACATCGCTCCCCCGACGCCCGATTCCGCACCAGCCTGCTCGAGGAAAACGAAGGGCCGGCCATCAACCCGACCGACAACCGCACCATGGGCGAGATCATCGCCGCGCGGTTCTCGCGCCGGGCGTTCCTCAAGGGATCGCTCGCCGTCTCGGCGATCGCCGCCACGGTCAGCCCGCTGGCCATGATCGCCGCGGACGATGCCCGTGCCGCGGAAGGCTCGGCCTTCAAGTTCGACGAGCTCGAGGCCGGCATCGACGACAAGCATCATGTCGCGCCGGGCTATGACGCCGACGTGCTGTTGCGCTGGGGCGATCCGCTGTTTGCCGATTCGCCGGAATTCGACCCGACAAAGCAGTCGGCTGAGGCGCAGGCCAGGCAGTTCGGCTACAACAACGACTATGTCGGCTATATCCCGATCGACGGCTCGGCCGAACACGGCCTGCTCGTGGTCAACCACGAATACGCCAACCCGCATCTGATGTTCCCCGGCATCGTTTCGATCGTCGAGAAGGACGGGAAGAAGAAGGCCGAAGTCGCCCCGCTCTCGAAGGAGCAGGTCGATGTCGAAATGGCGGCGCATGGCGGCACCATCGTCGAGATCCGCAAGGAAGGCGGCAAATGGCAGGTGGTGCGCGACGGCAAGCTCAATCGCCGCATCACCTCCACCACGGAGATGGCGCTGTCCGGCCCGGTCGCCGGCCATGATCGCGTCAAGACCAATGCCGACGCGTCCGGCACCAAGGTGTTCGGCACCTTCAACAACTGCGCCGGCGGCGTCACGCCGTGGGGCACCTATGTGATGGCCGAGGAAAACATCCATGGCTATTTCTCCGGCGAACTGCCCAAGGGCCACAAGGAAGCCGCCAACTACAAGCGGCTCGGCATTCCCGAAGGCGCCTATGAATGGGGCGCGCATTACGACCGCTTCAACCTGGCCAAGGAACCGAACGAGCCCAATCGTTTCGGCTGGATCGTCGAGGTCGATGTCAACGATCCAACCTCGATCCCGAGGAAGCGCACCGCCATGGGCCGCTTCAAGCATGAGGGCGCTGAATCGATCGTCGCCAAGGACGGCCGCGTCGTCTTCTATCTCGGCGACGACGAGCGCTTCGACTATGTCTACAAATTTGTCACCAAGGGCGCCTTCAACGCCGGCGACCGCGCGGCCAACAAGGACCTGCTCGACGACGGCACGCTGCATGTCGCCAAATTCGCCGAGGACGGCACGGTGGACTGGCTTCCGATCGTCTTTGGTCAAGGCCCGCTGACGGCCGAGAACGGCTTCGCCAGCCAGGCCGACGTGCTGATCGAGACACGCCGTGCCGCCGACCTGCTTGGCGCCACAAAGATGGACCGGCCCGAGGACATCCAGCCCAACGCCGTCAACGGCAAGGTCTATGTGATGCTGACCAACAATTCGAAGCGCAAGGCCGACCAGGTCGATGCGGCCAACCCGCGCGCCGAGAATGCCTTCGGCCACATCATCGAGATCACCGAGACCGACGGCGATTTCACGGCCGCAAAGGGCAAATGGGAAGTGCTGCTGAAGTGCGGCGATCCTTCAGTGGCCGATGTCGGCGCCACCTTCTCGACGGCGACGACGGCCAATGGCTGGTTCGGCATGCCCGACAATTGCGCGGTCGATTCGGCCGGGCGCCTGTGGGTCGCCACCGACGGCCAGGGCCCGAAAGCCACCGGGCGCACCGACGGCCTGTGGGCGGTCGACACGGAAGGTGCCGCGCGGGCGACCTCGAAACTGTTCTTCCGTGTGCCGATCGGCGCCGAAATGTGCGGCCCGCTGTTTGCGCCCGACGACCAGACCGCCTTCGTCGCCGTCCAGCATCCCGGCGATGGCGGCGAGGACTGGGAAGGCTTCGGCCGCCCGTCCTACTACGAGGATCCGTCGACGCGCTGGCCCGACTTCAAGCCCGACATGCCGGTGCGACCTGCGGTCGTCGCCATCACCAGGCAAGGTGGCGGCAAG
- a CDS encoding phosphatase PAP2 family protein yields the protein MKDTASTLLNRIEFPVLLAGLVVAGGLWGFEELMEVARATTPHAFDTEILLAFRQAGQPGIPIGPPWLEGAMRDITSLGSASVLVLITTATIIYLLLIRRPGTALLIFAAVAGGQILSSLLKVGVDRPRPELVSHLVSETSLSFPSGHAMLSAVTYLTLGSLAARFLHGRATKIYVLSLAVLTTVLVGVSRIYLGVHWPSDVLAGWCAGFAWAMLCWLVARMLQRRKVVSDDTYGA from the coding sequence ATGAAAGACACTGCAAGCACCCTGCTTAACCGGATCGAATTCCCGGTCCTGCTGGCTGGCCTCGTCGTCGCCGGCGGGCTTTGGGGCTTCGAGGAGTTGATGGAGGTGGCGCGCGCCACCACGCCACACGCCTTCGACACCGAAATCCTGCTTGCCTTCCGCCAGGCGGGCCAACCCGGTATTCCAATCGGCCCGCCATGGCTGGAGGGGGCGATGCGCGACATCACCAGCCTGGGCAGCGCCAGCGTGCTGGTGCTGATAACGACGGCAACGATCATCTATCTGCTGTTGATCCGCAGGCCTGGGACCGCGCTTCTCATCTTCGCCGCCGTGGCGGGTGGCCAGATTTTGTCGAGCCTGCTGAAGGTCGGCGTCGACCGGCCGCGGCCCGAGCTCGTCTCGCATCTGGTCAGCGAGACATCGCTTTCCTTCCCGAGTGGCCACGCCATGCTGTCGGCGGTGACCTATCTCACGCTCGGTTCGCTCGCGGCGCGCTTCCTGCATGGCCGGGCGACGAAGATATACGTCCTGTCCCTCGCCGTGCTGACGACGGTGCTGGTCGGCGTCAGCCGCATCTATCTCGGCGTCCACTGGCCGTCGGATGTGTTGGCAGGCTGGTGCGCGGGCTTCGCTTGGGCGATGCTATGCTGGTTGGTGGCGCGGATGCTGCAGCGGCGCAAGGTGGTGAGCGACGATACCTATGGCGCCTGA
- a CDS encoding sensor histidine kinase, whose translation MIRILQNLARRWSELSLALQFLVAGGFGLLAVMLVVGAWVTTQIRDGVMRNSAATTALYVDSVIAPLLPDLRKSEELSEAVKQALDETLGQGALGKRLVSFRLWRRDGTVLYAKDAALIGRRFNLTDNLRSAFQGNVTAQFDTFDEDETKEQAVGTPLLEIYNPVREPWSGNVVAVTEFFEVASDFKATLASALLSSWLVVAGTTLTAFLLLSGIVLRASRTIDDQRGALRHQVSELQELVTQNSALRQRVQRASRRATALNERYLRRIGADLHDGPAQLVALAALRMDSPIFSDDGHWTESRSAEVAMIRRTLEDAMREIRGICTGLVLPQIETAAAKEILRLAVDEHERRTGTSVTLTMPKHLPEPGASEKISIYRFVQEGLNNAYRHGRAKDQAVRAGMKNGRLFVEVSDSGPGFDPARVEGLGLAGLRERVESIGGQFQTLTGAQGTRLVISLSVEEQA comes from the coding sequence ATGATTCGTATTCTGCAGAATTTGGCGCGGCGCTGGAGCGAGCTTTCGCTTGCCCTGCAATTCCTCGTTGCCGGCGGCTTTGGCCTCCTGGCCGTCATGCTCGTGGTCGGCGCCTGGGTAACGACGCAGATCCGGGACGGCGTCATGCGCAATTCGGCCGCCACGACGGCGCTTTATGTCGACAGCGTGATCGCCCCGCTGCTGCCGGACCTGCGCAAGAGCGAAGAGCTCAGCGAGGCCGTCAAGCAGGCGCTCGACGAGACGCTCGGCCAGGGCGCGCTCGGCAAGCGGCTGGTTTCGTTCAGGCTCTGGCGGCGCGACGGCACGGTGCTCTACGCCAAGGATGCGGCCTTGATCGGCCGCCGCTTCAATCTGACCGACAATCTGCGGTCCGCCTTCCAGGGCAACGTCACCGCCCAATTCGATACGTTCGACGAAGACGAAACGAAGGAACAGGCTGTCGGCACGCCCTTGCTGGAGATCTACAATCCCGTGCGCGAACCCTGGTCCGGCAATGTGGTGGCCGTCACCGAATTCTTCGAGGTCGCCAGCGATTTCAAGGCCACGCTGGCTTCCGCGCTGCTGTCGAGCTGGCTGGTCGTGGCCGGCACCACCTTGACGGCTTTTCTGCTGCTGTCGGGCATCGTCCTGCGCGCCAGCCGCACCATCGACGATCAGCGAGGGGCGCTGCGTCACCAGGTGTCGGAGTTGCAGGAGCTGGTGACGCAAAACAGCGCCTTGCGGCAGCGTGTGCAGCGGGCGTCCCGCCGCGCCACCGCACTCAACGAAAGATATCTGCGCCGGATCGGCGCCGACCTCCATGACGGACCGGCGCAACTGGTGGCGCTGGCGGCGTTACGCATGGACAGCCCGATATTTTCGGACGACGGCCATTGGACCGAGAGCCGTTCGGCCGAGGTCGCGATGATCCGCAGGACGCTGGAGGATGCCATGCGCGAAATACGCGGTATCTGCACCGGCCTTGTGCTGCCGCAGATAGAGACGGCCGCCGCCAAGGAGATATTGCGGCTGGCCGTCGACGAACATGAGCGCCGGACGGGAACCTCGGTGACGCTTACCATGCCCAAGCATTTGCCCGAACCCGGCGCATCCGAGAAGATCAGCATCTATCGTTTCGTGCAGGAAGGGCTGAACAATGCGTATCGCCACGGGCGGGCCAAGGATCAGGCGGTGCGTGCCGGGATGAAGAATGGCCGGCTGTTTGTAGAGGTGTCGGATAGCGGGCCGGGCTTCGATCCGGCGCGGGTCGAGGGGCTGGGGCTGGCCGGCCTGCGGGAGCGGGTCGAAAGCATTGGTGGCCAGTTCCAGACCTTGACCGGAGCACAAGGCACGCGATTGGTAATCAGTCTATCGGTTGAGGAGCAAGCATGA
- a CDS encoding SMP-30/gluconolactonase/LRE family protein, with protein MKRFIIPALVATIGIAAAPAVQAGELWRATGLQQPESALFDAANNRIIVSNIVGNPGDADGNGYLSVLSLDGKIVTQHWTDGMDAPKGMAISAGKLYVADITKVRVVDLASGRLVASIVVPNAVFLNDMTADHTGKVYVSDMLADTIYRIDGDRPEPFVRDALLASPNGVFADGDRLIVASWGKGIKPDFSTAEPGGLLSVDLASKVVSPLPGARRFADLDGVIAIGDTIYATAYLTGTLYRYEAGGTPEAVAHFKPGSADIGTDGKSILYVPLMNEGEVAALKLD; from the coding sequence ATGAAACGCTTCATCATCCCAGCCTTGGTCGCCACCATCGGTATCGCGGCCGCACCAGCGGTCCAGGCCGGCGAACTCTGGCGCGCAACGGGCCTCCAACAACCGGAATCAGCTTTGTTCGACGCCGCCAACAACCGCATCATCGTCTCCAATATCGTCGGTAACCCGGGCGATGCCGACGGCAACGGCTATCTCAGCGTGCTGTCGCTGGACGGCAAGATCGTCACCCAGCACTGGACCGACGGCATGGACGCGCCCAAGGGCATGGCGATATCGGCCGGCAAGCTCTATGTCGCCGACATCACCAAGGTCCGCGTCGTCGATCTCGCCAGCGGCAGGCTGGTCGCCAGCATCGTGGTGCCGAATGCCGTCTTCCTCAACGACATGACGGCGGACCACACAGGCAAGGTCTATGTCAGCGACATGCTGGCCGACACGATCTACCGCATCGACGGCGACAGGCCGGAGCCGTTCGTCAGGGATGCGTTGCTGGCTTCGCCCAATGGCGTCTTCGCCGACGGCGACCGGCTGATCGTGGCCTCCTGGGGCAAGGGCATCAAGCCCGACTTCAGCACGGCGGAGCCGGGCGGGCTGCTGTCGGTCGACCTCGCCAGCAAGGTGGTTTCGCCGCTGCCCGGCGCGCGGAGATTCGCCGACCTCGACGGCGTCATCGCCATTGGCGACACCATCTACGCCACCGCCTACTTGACCGGCACGCTTTACCGCTACGAGGCCGGCGGAACTCCAGAAGCGGTGGCGCATTTCAAGCCGGGCAGCGCCGACATCGGCACCGACGGCAAGTCGATCCTCTATGTGCCGCTGATGAACGAGGGCGAGGTGGCGGCGCTGAAGCTCGATTGA